Sequence from the Streptomyces sp. NBC_00358 genome:
TGGCGCCCGTCGTGGTCGACGTCGCCGAGGGCGATGCTGTCGGCGGAGACGGTGTCGGGCGCGGCTATGAGCGGCCCCGCCACCAGACCGTCGTGGGTGCCTCGCAGCAGTTGGAGCCGAGGGGGCGGGACCGCGCCGCCGTCGTCCGAGTCCCACGAACCACTGCTGACGACCAGGTCGGTCGTGCCGTCTCCGTCCACGTCACCCGCCGCCATGGCGTAGACGTGGACGTCCAGGTCCACGAGGGGTCCGGTGCGGGCCGCGGCGCCGGTCCGGCTGATGGGGCCGTACCGGGTCTCGTAGGCCGTCGCCAGGTCCAGGTGTCCGTCCCCGTCGAAGTCACCGGCCCGGGTCGCGTTCCTGCCCTCCCCGACGACGGCGGCGGTGGCGAGTCCGCCCACGCTGCCCCACAGGACGGTCTGCCGTCCGACGTCACGGGCGCTGCCCACGTCCTCGCCGGGAGACCCGACGACCAGGTCGGTGAAACCGTCGCCGTCCAGGTCCGCGGCCGTGAGGTCGCTGCCGAAGCGGTCACCGGCCTCCGCCGTGCCGGGGATTCCGTAGCGGTCCTGGCTGACGAGCTGGCGCTTGACGCCGTCCGGGCCCTTGCCCATGCCGTAGACGACGGCGAAGTACCCTGCTCCGGCCCTGCCGTTGACGGTGCCGCCCGGGGCGCCGATCGCCACGTCGAGGTATCCGTCACCGTCGAAGTCGGCGCGCACCGACCCCGTCGCGGTGGCCGCGAGGACACCCGCGGAGACGTCCTGCGGCGAGGCCGCAGCGGGCGCCACCCCCGTGGCGGACAGGGCGACGGCGGCGGCGACCACAGGCAGGCGAAGCTTTCGGGAGGACAAGGCGGACCCCTCGGGACGGTGGTGAGCGCTCGACCGGGCTGTGGACGCCCGGTGCCCCACAAGACCCGCGCAGGACCACGAAGGTTGTACGCCGCCCCTCCGCCTCGGATTCACCGGGACGCGGCTGTCCGGTCGTACCGGCGCGGCTGTGCGGCTGTGCGGCTGTGCGGCTGTGCGGACACTCTCCTGATGGAGGACGGCAACCCGGCCGCGGCGCCGTGCCGTCGAGGCCGGCCCGTACCGGCGAAGGAGGCGGGCCGCGGATTCGCGCTTCGCGGGAGGGCGCCACGCCCGCTCGGCGCGTTCGGGAACCGGCCCGGCCCGCTCCCTAGGATGCGACGCATGTCTGATGCCCCGCCCCGCCCCGAGCCGTTCAGTCCGCGGACCGACCCGTCCGTGCTCGACGACCTCCGCTCACGACTGCGCGGAACGCGCTGGCCGGACGCCCCCGAGGACGCCGGCTGGTCGCTCGGGACCGATGTCGGCTATCTCCGCGAGCTCGTCGCCTACTGGGCCGACGGCTTCGACTGGCCGGCGCGGGAGGCGGAGCTCGCGCGGCTTCCCCGTTTCCGCGTCCCGGTCGGCGGTCTCGGGATCCACTTCGTGCACGCCCGAGCCGTCGCACCGGCCGGGCCGGTCCTGCCGCTGGTGCTCAGCCACGGCTGGCCGGACTCGTTCTGGCGGTACACGAAGGTCATCCCGCTGCTGACCGATCCCGGCGCGCACGGGGGCGACCCCGCGGACGCGTTCGACGTGGTCGTGCCCGACATGCCTGGCTACGGATACTCCGACCGGCCCACCGGACCGCCGCTGGACTCCGTCTCGGTGGCCGGTCTGTGGGCCGAGCTCATGGGTGTCCTCGGCTACCGGCGCTTCGGCGCGGCCGGCGGTGACATCGGCAGTCATGTGAGCCGCTACCTCGCACTCGACCACCCCGACCGCGTCGTGGCCGTCCACCGCATGGACGGGGGCCTTCCCGTGTTCACCGGCGACCCCGCCGAGCTCACGCCCGAGGAGCGCGCGTGGATGGAGGGCGCGGGGGTCTGGGGCGGTACGGAGGGTGCGTACGCCGCCATGCATCGCACGAAGCCGCAGACCGCCGCCGTGGGGCTCACGGACTCGCCGGCCGGGCTCGCCGCCTGGATCGTCGAGAAGCTCCGGGCGTGGAGCGACTGCGACGGCGATGTCGAGCGGTCGTTCTCGAAGGACGAGATCCTCACGAACGTGACGCTGTACTGGCTCACGGGGACGATCGGTTCGTCGATGCGGATGTACCGCGCGAACGGGGCTATCCCGCCCGCGCAGCTCGCCCGCCGGGTGGAGGTGCCCTCCGGCTTCTCGATCTTCCCCGGCGACATGGTCCGCCCGCCGCGGGCGTGGCTGGAGCGCACGACGAACCTCACGCGTGTCACCGAACCGGCCCGCGGCGGCCACTTCGCCCCGTTCGAGGAGCCCGAGCTGTACGCGGAGGAACTACGGGCGTTCTTCCGCCCGTACCGGCCGAGGGCGACGCACTGACGCGACGCGTCCCGCTCGGCCGGGTCGCGCCGCAGGTCACTGGGTCCCGGGAACACCGATCGGCGTGCTCATGCGTTCCGTCGGCCCGCCGAAGCGCGGGACGAGCGCCCTCTCCCCTCCCCACCGACCCGCTCACCGCGAACACGACCGGATTTCTGCGGCCCGGCGGCCGGCGCAGGACTCCGTACCGGAACCCGGGAAGCCCTCGGACGCCTCCGCCTCGCCTCAATTCACCGCCGGCCGGAGCCACCGCGGCCCGGGTACTCCGCGACAAGCGCGGGATTGCTGCCGGATTCAACATCTTGGTATTCTTCACGGCACTGTCGGCTCCCTTCAGTCCGGTTCCCCAAGAAGCCCTTCCATGACCGCCGTTGCCGTGCGTCGTCCGGCTCTCCTGCGGGCGTTTCCTCCACCGGCGAGGACGGATTGTTCGACGGCCGACTTCTCGGCCGGGCAGGAACTTCTCGTCCCCGGGTGCCCTTCGCACCCACCGCCAGTGGAGATCGAGTCCCCCGCGCCGCACAATTTCTCGTGGCGTTCGGATCTCGTACCTCCGAGTCCGGTGTCCTGCCGGCATCGGGAGGCGGGAGATGGGCAAGTGGTCCTGGATCACGAGCTGTTGATCGGATGCGACAACGCGGTCACGGCGGCCGCGGCACCGCCCCCGGAGCCGGCGGGCATCCGGCGCGCGCCGGGTCGTGGTGCGGTCCATGGGGCGCGTTCCGCTCCGGCGGGCCCGCCGGATCCGGGGGATGAACCCTGCGGCTGCATTACGCCCCAGGACACGCGAACCCTCACAATCGCACGGCGGGAGGAGGCGCGAGGTGCCATAACTCGCCAAGTTCCCCACCTCCGTTGACGGGCCAAACAGTGGCTAAATATCATCGTTCTGAAGTTCGGTTAGAGGTCGATTGATCTGCATGTCTCGCGATTCGGGCCGATCCGGCCCCTTTCCGCGGGCATCGAACGGCACTGCATAAACGGGGGGATTCGTGATGTCAGGGGTCGAGACCGCCGGACCTTGTCCGGCGTTTTTCATTCCGGGAGAATTACCGGAGTTCAGATACAGGAATGTCCGGCCATTGCCCGATGGGCGGGTCGTATGCCGTCGTTTTTCTGTGGCGGGGGGCATTCCATGTTGTTTTTCTCCGTGCTAGGTCACGTCGAAGTACGCGCCCGTGACCGGGTGTTCCAGCTCGCCGGCGCCATGCAGCAGCTGTTGCTCGCGGCGCTTCTCGTCTCACGGGGCGAGCTCGTCACCGTGGACTCGCTCATCCTCGAACTGTGGGGCGGCAATCCACCGTCCAAGGTGCAGAACGCGCTCCAGGCCCAAGTGAGCAGGATCCGCAGGAGTCTGGCGCTGCTCGAACCCGAGCGGCCCGGATCACGGGTGATCACGACGCCCTCGGGCTATCTGTTCTCGGTCGGCCGACAGGAACTCGACGCGCATGTCTTCATGGACACCGTCGATCGTGTGAGGCGAACCGTCGCGGACGGCGCGTCGACGGACCCGGGCCAGGACGTACGTGAACTACGTCGGGCACTGGCGTTCTGGAGCGGCCCGGTATTCGGCGGCCTTCGTGTCGGACCCCTCTGCCAGGCTGTCGCGGCCCGGTACGTGGAGGCCAAGAACGCGGCACTCACCCTGCTCTTCGAGTTGGAGCTGAAGTCCGGCTCGCATGCCCGCATTCTTCCGGAACTGGCGGAGGCGTACGAGCAGAACCCCACGAACGAGAAACTCTGCATGCTCCTCATGGGGGCGCTCTACCGCTGCGGACGCCAGCGGGACGCGCTCGGCGTCTACCGCAAGTGCCGGCGCAACCTGGTCGACGACCTGGGGGTCGAACCGACACCCGCGCTGCGCCGCTACGAGAAGGCCATCCTCACCCACGACCCCGAGCTGCTCGGCGAACCCGTGGGGCACTCCGGCCGGATGGGGATGTGAGCCCTGCCGCGTCACGGCACAAAAGCCGTGACGCGCGGACGTGAACAGGCCTGATCGAACCGGTGCAGGACCGTCTCCACCACTTCCGGGGCGTCGCCGAGCACCGGCGCGACGAGATCGGCCCGCGCGGCACCCCGCGCTATGCGGTCGGTCAGGAACCCGGGAGCCAGGACGTAGCAGGCGACCGCCACCCGGGCACAGCCCAGGGCACGCAGCCGTCGCACGGCCCACGCGGTTCCGGCGCCGACGGCGCCGGAACCACCGACGGCCGGCGGCTCGTCGGCGGGCAGGGAGGCGAACGCGGGTCGCACGGCGCACCAGCCGGTGCGCCGCCACTCCCGCGCGATTTCCGCGATCACCGCGTTCGCCTCCGGATCGGAGGTTCCCGCCGAGGCCAGCACCAGCCCGGTCGAGGACTTGTCTCCGGGCGTCAACCCGGCCTCGTACAGCCGTCGTTCGAGAGCCCGCGACAGCGGCGGCGCGGGTCCGAGGACAGCGGCCTGCTCGATCCGCAGCTCCGGCGGCGACTGCCGCAGCAGCGCCGGGATGTCCGCCCTGGCGTGGAAGGCGCGACTCAACAGCAGTGGTACCGCGACGACTTCGCGCGCCACCCGCGCCTCCCCCGGTCCCGCGCGCCGCACCTCACTCGCCAGCGCCGTCAACACCCCCTGCACCGAGGGGACGTCGAAGTCCAGGAACGCGATCTCCACCCGCAGCCCCGGTCGCCGGGCGCGCACCCGCCCCGCAAGGGCGCGCAGCGTCTTGGCGTGCCGCGGATCGCGGCTGCCGTGGGCGACGGCGAGCAGCACGGGCTGCACCGGGATCACAACGCCCGCTCGAACAGACCTCGGCTGCGCAGGACACGCCGTTCCAGCGGGGAGAAGACCAGTACGTCGATGCCGATACCGACCAGCAGGATGAGGATGATCGTGGCGAGCACGCCCGACATGTCGCTGTAGGTCCGGAAGTTCTCCAGCAACTGGCCGAGACCAGTGCCGAGATCGGGCGAGCTGGCGATCAGTTCGGCGGCCATCAGGGAGCGCCAGGCGAACGCCCAGCCCTGCTTGAGTCCCGCGAGAAAGCCGGGGAGCGCGGCGGGGAGAAGTACATGGCGGACCGAGGCCAGTCCGGTGGCGCCGACGACCCGGCCCGCGCGCAGATACAGCGGCGGGGTCTGATCGACGCCCGCGACCAGGCCGTTGGCGATGGAGGGCACGGCGCCGAGCAGCACGACCGCGTACACGGTGGTGTCGGTGAGCCCGAACCAGATCATCGCGGCCGGTACCCAGGCCACCGACGGCAGCGACTGCAAACCCGACAGGATCGGCCCGATCGCCGCCCGGACGGGCCTGATCCGCGCGACCGCGAGACCGAGCGGTGTGCCGATCGCGATCGACATGCAGAAGCCGAGCGCCCCTCGGGAGACGCTGGTCCACACATAGCCGAACAGCGTGCCCTCCAGCCACAACTGCCGGATGGACCGGGCCACGTCGAGCGGACCGGGCAGGACGTGATCGGGCTTGAGATCCATGACGGCGGCGAGCTGCCAGGCGCCGATGATCAGAGCGACGGTGCACAGGGGCGGGAGCACGGTGGACAGGACCCGGCCCGCGAACGGGGTCCGTGCGGTGGCGGTGGGCCTCTCCAGCGCGTCGAGTCCCGCTTCGAGCCCGGCCAGACCGCTCGTGTCCTCGGTCTCACTGCCTGCCATGGCGGCGGATCTCCCCTCGCAGTTCCTCGGTGATCTCCACGGAGAGTTCGGCGACCGCGGAGTCCTCGATCCGGCGGGGCTGCGCGATGTCCACCGTCCATTGCCGGGCGATGCGCCCGGGGCGGGAGGTGAGCAGGACCACGCGCTGCGCGAGCCGCACGGCCTCACGGACGTTGTGCGTGACGAAGAGGACCGACAGTCCGGTCTCCGCCCAGACGCGGGTCAGTTCGTCGTGCAGTACGTCCCGGGTGATCGCGTCCAGGGCGGCGAACGGCTCGTCCATCAGCAGCAGCCGGCTGTCCTGGGCGAGGGCCCGCGCGAGTGCCACCCGCTGCCGCATACCACCGGACAGCTCGTGCACCCGCTTGCCGTACGACCCCTTCAGCCGGACGAGTTCGAGGAGCCGCTCCGCCTCCGGGCGCCGCTCCGCCCTGGGCAGGCCGCGCATGCGCAGCGCCAGTTCGATGTTCTTGCCCGCGGTCAGCCAGGGAAAGAGGGCGTGTTCCTGGAACATCAGGGCCGGGCGCCCGCCGGGCACGCCGATCGTCCCGCGGGTCGGCTCGTCGAGACCGGCGACCAGGTTGAGCAGCGTCGATTTGCCGCACCCCGAGGCGCCCAGCAGCGTGACGAACTCTCCGGTCGCCACATCGAGGGTGATGTCGTCCAGCACGGGCTGACCGGCCGGCCGGCCGAACGACTTCGACACACGGTCGAGCCGCGCGGCGGGGAGCGGCGCGTCACGGGCGGACTCGGGAGTCCGTTTGACGAGGTGGGTGGCCATGAGTGTCGCCTTCCGGTCAGTCGGCGCCGAGGCCGGCGTCGTCGACCGCGGGCCGTCCCGCGGCTCTGAGGGCCTTGTTGAGGGGCCGGAGGTCGTAGATGCGGTCGAGCAGCGGGTTCTGGAGCAGCCCGGCCGCGACCGCGTGGGCCGCTTCCTCGCGCAAGGTGGCGGCGAGCGGGTCGTCGAGGATCTGGACGTGGTCGAAGGCCATGTCCAGTACCTTCGGCGGCAGTTCCTTGCCCGAGTCGGCCTTCAGTCTCCTGTCGACGGAGGCCTTCGCCTGCTCGGGATGGGCGTTGATCCAGGCGTTGGTGCGCACGGAACCGCGCAGCAGTGCCTCCACGACATCGCGATGTCGTTTCAGGAACCGCTGGGAGACGATCATGTTCGTGATGACGAACCGCCCGTCCTTCCAGAGCTTCTTCTCGTCCACCAGGACCCTGCCCCCGGCAGCGACCAGCCGGGCCGCCGTCGGTTCCGGCACCCAGGCCCCGTCGAGGTCGCCCCGTTCGAAGAGGGCGGGGATCTCCTTGTTGTCGACGCGCTGGACCTTCACGTCTCCCCGCCCGCTCCGGGCGTCGACCTTGAGGCCCCGGCGCGCGAGGTAGTCGAGGAGGGCCACGTCCTGGGTGTTGCCGAGCTGCGGCGAGGCGATCGTCCGGCCTTTGAGCGCAGCCGGTGAACCGATCTTCCGGGGGTTCACCACCAGGCTGACGCCGCCCGAGGCCGAGCCCGAGATGATCCGCAGACTGGTGCCGTTGGACCTGGTGTAGCCGTTGATGGCGGGTGACGGGCCGATCCAGCCGATGTCGATCGCGCCCCCGTTCAACGCCTCGATCTCGGAGGGACCCGCGTCGAACGCCTGGGTCCTGATCTTCGTTCCCCCCAACTCCTTCTGGAAGAAGCCTTGTTGGAGACCGACGAGGGCGGTGGCATGGGTGATGTTCGGGAAGTATCCGATCCGCACCTGGTCCACTCCGCCGATCTTCGCGCCGGTCGCGAGGACGGCCGGGCGGCCCGCGTCCTCGGCCTGGGAGCCGTAGCCGCAGCTCGCGGCGGCGAGCACGGAGAGAAGGACTACGGGGAGACATCGCCTCGCGGAACGGATGGTGAGTGGGGCTGGCACGGCTACTCCCTTGCCTCACAGGCCGGTTGAGGTCGTCGCAGAGTGGTGCGGGTGCGTGGCGGGGGCGGCCTCCGCCATGCCCGCGGTGAGTGTGGTGCCGTCGCTCGGGTCGATCAGGATGAACGAACCGGTGCGCCGGGAGTCGGCGTAGGCGTCCACCGGCAGTGGTTCCGCGGTGCGGAGGCTCACGCGGCCGATGTCGTTGGCCACGAGCCGGCCCGGGTGCGGGTGCAGCGAGAGGTCGTCCAGGGTCAGCCGGGACGGGATGTCCTTGACGATCGCCTTGACCGTGCGGGTGCCGTGCTTGAGCAGCACCCGGTGGCCGACGGTGAGCGGCTGGTCGGCGACATGGCAGACGGTCGCCTCGATGTCCCGCGTGGTCGCCGGGGCGTCCTTGCCGGGCGCGATCAGGTCGCCGCGTGAGACGTCGAGGTCGTCCGCCAGGAGCATGGTCACCGACTGCGTCGTCCAGGCGGCCTCCACCGGCTCGCCCAGCAGGTCGATGCCGGAGATCGTCGAGGTGCGGCCCGAGGGCAGCACGATGATCTCCTCGCCGACGCGGAAGGTACCGGCGGCGATCTGACCGGCGTAGCCCCGGTAGTCCGGGTGTTCGGCGGTCCCCGGGCGGATCACGTACTGCACGGGCAGCCGGGCGTGGCAGTGCGCCGGACCGTGGCCGACCTCGACCGTCTCCAGGTGCTCCAGGACGGTCGGGCCGCCGTACCAGTCCATGTTCGCGGACGGCTCGACCACGTTGTCACCGGCGAGCGCCGAAACAGGGATCGCGGTGACTTCCGGGACGCCCAGTTCGAGCACGTACGCCGTGAACTCCTCGGCGATCGCCGCGAAGACGGACTCCCTGTACTCGACGAGGTCCATCTTGTTGACGGCGAGGACGACGTGCGGGACGCGCAGCAGCGCGGCGATCGCCGCGTGCCGACGGGTCTGCTCGACCACACCATTGCGGGCGTCGACGAGGATCACCGTCAGCTCCGCGGTGGAGGCGCCGGTGACCATGTTCCGCGTGTACTGAACGTGCCCGGGGGTGTCGGCGAGGATGAACCGGCGGCGCGCGGTGGCGAAGTAGCGGTAGGCGACGTCGATGGTGATGCCCTGCTCGCGTTCGGCGCGCAGGCCGTCGGTGAGCAGAGCGAG
This genomic interval carries:
- a CDS encoding FG-GAP-like repeat-containing protein — translated: MSSRKLRLPVVAAAVALSATGVAPAAASPQDVSAGVLAATATGSVRADFDGDGYLDVAIGAPGGTVNGRAGAGYFAVVYGMGKGPDGVKRQLVSQDRYGIPGTAEAGDRFGSDLTAADLDGDGFTDLVVGSPGEDVGSARDVGRQTVLWGSVGGLATAAVVGEGRNATRAGDFDGDGHLDLATAYETRYGPISRTGAAARTGPLVDLDVHVYAMAAGDVDGDGTTDLVVSSGSWDSDDGGAVPPPRLQLLRGTHDGLVAGPLIAAPDTVSADSIALGDVDHDGRQDVVFGRSTAGGGGLVGVVRGTANGFAARATLIGQDTPGVPGTGESGDRFGTDVSVGDVTGDGYADVVAGVPGEDHAGRTDAGTFAVLRGSRAGLTGTAVQVFSQNTAGVPGTAENGDAFGGRTAVVGGYVVVSAPKENSGSGGVWVFPGTASGVTATGAVSYGPHTLAAPVTGAALGAAFQR
- a CDS encoding epoxide hydrolase family protein; amino-acid sequence: MSDAPPRPEPFSPRTDPSVLDDLRSRLRGTRWPDAPEDAGWSLGTDVGYLRELVAYWADGFDWPAREAELARLPRFRVPVGGLGIHFVHARAVAPAGPVLPLVLSHGWPDSFWRYTKVIPLLTDPGAHGGDPADAFDVVVPDMPGYGYSDRPTGPPLDSVSVAGLWAELMGVLGYRRFGAAGGDIGSHVSRYLALDHPDRVVAVHRMDGGLPVFTGDPAELTPEERAWMEGAGVWGGTEGAYAAMHRTKPQTAAVGLTDSPAGLAAWIVEKLRAWSDCDGDVERSFSKDEILTNVTLYWLTGTIGSSMRMYRANGAIPPAQLARRVEVPSGFSIFPGDMVRPPRAWLERTTNLTRVTEPARGGHFAPFEEPELYAEELRAFFRPYRPRATH
- a CDS encoding AfsR/SARP family transcriptional regulator, whose product is MLFFSVLGHVEVRARDRVFQLAGAMQQLLLAALLVSRGELVTVDSLILELWGGNPPSKVQNALQAQVSRIRRSLALLEPERPGSRVITTPSGYLFSVGRQELDAHVFMDTVDRVRRTVADGASTDPGQDVRELRRALAFWSGPVFGGLRVGPLCQAVAARYVEAKNAALTLLFELELKSGSHARILPELAEAYEQNPTNEKLCMLLMGALYRCGRQRDALGVYRKCRRNLVDDLGVEPTPALRRYEKAILTHDPELLGEPVGHSGRMGM
- a CDS encoding sirohydrochlorin chelatase; amino-acid sequence: MPVQPVLLAVAHGSRDPRHAKTLRALAGRVRARRPGLRVEIAFLDFDVPSVQGVLTALASEVRRAGPGEARVAREVVAVPLLLSRAFHARADIPALLRQSPPELRIEQAAVLGPAPPLSRALERRLYEAGLTPGDKSSTGLVLASAGTSDPEANAVIAEIAREWRRTGWCAVRPAFASLPADEPPAVGGSGAVGAGTAWAVRRLRALGCARVAVACYVLAPGFLTDRIARGAARADLVAPVLGDAPEVVETVLHRFDQACSRPRVTAFVP
- a CDS encoding ABC transporter permease, whose translation is MAGSETEDTSGLAGLEAGLDALERPTATARTPFAGRVLSTVLPPLCTVALIIGAWQLAAVMDLKPDHVLPGPLDVARSIRQLWLEGTLFGYVWTSVSRGALGFCMSIAIGTPLGLAVARIRPVRAAIGPILSGLQSLPSVAWVPAAMIWFGLTDTTVYAVVLLGAVPSIANGLVAGVDQTPPLYLRAGRVVGATGLASVRHVLLPAALPGFLAGLKQGWAFAWRSLMAAELIASSPDLGTGLGQLLENFRTYSDMSGVLATIILILLVGIGIDVLVFSPLERRVLRSRGLFERAL
- a CDS encoding ABC transporter ATP-binding protein; this encodes MATHLVKRTPESARDAPLPAARLDRVSKSFGRPAGQPVLDDITLDVATGEFVTLLGASGCGKSTLLNLVAGLDEPTRGTIGVPGGRPALMFQEHALFPWLTAGKNIELALRMRGLPRAERRPEAERLLELVRLKGSYGKRVHELSGGMRQRVALARALAQDSRLLLMDEPFAALDAITRDVLHDELTRVWAETGLSVLFVTHNVREAVRLAQRVVLLTSRPGRIARQWTVDIAQPRRIEDSAVAELSVEITEELRGEIRRHGRQ
- a CDS encoding aliphatic sulfonate ABC transporter substrate-binding protein; translation: MPAPLTIRSARRCLPVVLLSVLAAASCGYGSQAEDAGRPAVLATGAKIGGVDQVRIGYFPNITHATALVGLQQGFFQKELGGTKIRTQAFDAGPSEIEALNGGAIDIGWIGPSPAINGYTRSNGTSLRIISGSASGGVSLVVNPRKIGSPAALKGRTIASPQLGNTQDVALLDYLARRGLKVDARSGRGDVKVQRVDNKEIPALFERGDLDGAWVPEPTAARLVAAGGRVLVDEKKLWKDGRFVITNMIVSQRFLKRHRDVVEALLRGSVRTNAWINAHPEQAKASVDRRLKADSGKELPPKVLDMAFDHVQILDDPLAATLREEAAHAVAAGLLQNPLLDRIYDLRPLNKALRAAGRPAVDDAGLGAD
- a CDS encoding sulfate adenylyltransferase subunit 1; protein product: MTADTLRLATAGSVDDGKSTLVGRLLHDSKSLLTDQLEAVEHASRNRGQAVPDLALLTDGLRAEREQGITIDVAYRYFATARRRFILADTPGHVQYTRNMVTGASTAELTVILVDARNGVVEQTRRHAAIAALLRVPHVVLAVNKMDLVEYRESVFAAIAEEFTAYVLELGVPEVTAIPVSALAGDNVVEPSANMDWYGGPTVLEHLETVEVGHGPAHCHARLPVQYVIRPGTAEHPDYRGYAGQIAAGTFRVGEEIIVLPSGRTSTISGIDLLGEPVEAAWTTQSVTMLLADDLDVSRGDLIAPGKDAPATTRDIEATVCHVADQPLTVGHRVLLKHGTRTVKAIVKDIPSRLTLDDLSLHPHPGRLVANDIGRVSLRTAEPLPVDAYADSRRTGSFILIDPSDGTTLTAGMAEAAPATHPHHSATTSTGL